The Rattus rattus isolate New Zealand chromosome 1, Rrattus_CSIRO_v1, whole genome shotgun sequence genome includes a region encoding these proteins:
- the Cnot2 gene encoding CCR4-NOT transcription complex subunit 2 isoform X5, which yields MVRTDGHTLSEKRNYQMLASPSTSGQLSQFGASLYGQQSALGLPMRGMSNNTPQLNRSLSQGTQLPSHVTPTTGVPTMSLHTPPSPSRGILPMNPRNMMNHSQVGQGIGIPSRTNSMSSSGLGSPNRSSPSIICMPKQQPSRQPFTVNSMSGFGMNRNQAFGMNNSLSSNIFNGTDGSENVTGLDLSDFPALADRNRREGSGNPTPLINPLAGRAPYVGMVTKPANEQSQDFSIHNEDFPALPGSSYKDPTSSNDDSKSNLSTSGKTTSSTDGPKFPGDKSSTTQNNNQQKKGIQVLPDGRVTNIPQGMVTDQFGMIGLLTFIRAAETDPGMVHLALGSDLTTLGLNLNSPENLYPKFASPWASSPCRPQDIDFHVPSEYLTNIHIRDKLAAIKLGRYGEDLLFYLYYMNGGDVLQLLAAVELFNRDWRYHKEERVWITRAPGMEPTMKTNTYERGTYYFFDCLNWRKVAKEFHLEYDKLEERPHLPSTFNYNPAQQAF from the exons ATGCTGGCATCACCATCTACATCAGGTCAGCTGTCTCAATTTGGGGCAAGTTTATACGGGCAACAAA GTGCACTAGGCCTTCCAATGAGGGGGATGAGCAACAATACCCCTCAGTTAAATCGCAGCTTATCACAAGGCACTCAGTTACCGAGCCACGTCACGCCAACAACAGGGGTACCAACAATGTCACTTCACACGCCTCCATCTCCAAgcag GGGTATTTTGCCTATGAATCCTAGGAATATGATGAACCACTCCCAGGTTGGTCAGGGCATTGGAATTCCTAGCAGGACAAATAGCATGAGCAGTTCAGGGTTAGGTAGCCCCAACAGAAGCTCGCCAAGCATAATATGTATGCCAAAGCAGCAGCCTTCTCGACAGCCTTTTACTGTGAACAG TATGTCTGGATTTGGAATGAACAGGAATCAGGCATTTGGAATGAATAACTCCTTATCAAGTAACATTTTTAATGGAACAG ACGGCAGTGAAAATGTGACAGGATTGGACCTTTCAGATTTCCCAGCATTAGCAGACCGGAATAGAAGGGAAGGAAGTGGCAACCCAACTCCATTAATAAACCCCTTGGCTGGAAGAGCCCCTTACG TTGGAATGGTAACAAAACCTGCAAATGAGCAATCCCAGGACTTCTCAATACACAACGAAGATTTCCCAGCACTACCTGGCTCCAGCTATAAAGACCCAACGTCGAGTAATGACGACAGCAAGTCT AATTTGAGTACATCGGGGAAGACGACTTCAAGTACAGATGGGCCCAAATTTCCTGGAGATAAAAGTtcaacaacacaaaacaataatCAGCAGAAAAAGGGGATCCAGGTGTTACCTGATG GTCGAGTTACTAACATTCCTCAAGGGATGGTGACGGACCAATTTGGAATGATTGGCCTGTTAACATTTATCAGGGCAGCAGAGACAGACCCGGGAATGGTACATCTTGCTTTAGGAAGTGACTTAACAACATTAGGCCTCAATCTGAACTCACCCGA aaATCTCTACCCCAAATTTGCATCACCCTGGGCTTCTTCACCTTGTCGACCTCAAGATATAG ACTTCCATGTTCCGTCAGAATATTTAACAAACATTCACATTAGGGATAAG CTGGCTGCAATCAAACTTGGCCGATATGGAGAAGACCTCCTCTTCTATCTCTATTACATGAACGGAGGAGACGTATTACAACTCTTAGCTGCAGTAGAGCT ttttaACCGTGATTGGAGATACCACAAGGAGGAGCGGGTATGGATTAccagggcaccaggcatggaGCCAACGATGAAAACCAACACATATGAGCGAGGAACCTACTACTTCTTTGACTGTCTCAACTGGAGGAAAGTAGCTAAG GAGTTCCATCTGGAATATGACAAGTTAGAAGAGCGGCCTCACCTGCCGTCCACCTTCAACTACAACCCTGCTCAGCAAGCCTTCTGA
- the Cnot2 gene encoding CCR4-NOT transcription complex subunit 2 isoform X3: MLKEVAQVTNSMFGASRKKFVEGVDSDYHDENMYYSQSSMFPHRSEKDMLASPSTSGQLSQFGASLYGQQSALGLPMRGMSNNTPQLNRSLSQGTQLPSHVTPTTGVPTMSLHTPPSPSRGILPMNPRNMMNHSQVGQGIGIPSRTNSMSSSGLGSPNRSSPSIICMPKQQPSRQPFTVNSMSGFGMNRNQAFGMNNSLSSNIFNGTDGSENVTGLDLSDFPALADRNRREGSGNPTPLINPLAGRAPYVGMVTKPANEQSQDFSIHNEDFPALPGSSYKDPTSSNDDSKSNLSTSGKTTSSTDGPKFPGDKSSTTQNNNQQKKGIQVLPDGRVTNIPQGMVTDQFGMIGLLTFIRAAETDPGMVHLALGSDLTTLGLNLNSPENLYPKFASPWASSPCRPQDIDFHVPSEYLTNIHIRDKLAAIKLGRYGEDLLFYLYYMNGGDVLQLLAAVELFNRDWRYHKEERVWITRAPGMEPTMKTNTYERGTYYFFDCLNWRKVAKEFHLEYDKLEERPHLPSTFNYNPAQQAF; the protein is encoded by the exons GTGACAAACAGCATGTTTGGTGCTTCAAGAAAGAAGTTTGTAGAGGGGGTGGACAGCGACTACCATGATGAAAACATGTACTACAGCCAGTCTTCTATGTTCCCACATCGGTCAGAGAAAGAT ATGCTGGCATCACCATCTACATCAGGTCAGCTGTCTCAATTTGGGGCAAGTTTATACGGGCAACAAA GTGCACTAGGCCTTCCAATGAGGGGGATGAGCAACAATACCCCTCAGTTAAATCGCAGCTTATCACAAGGCACTCAGTTACCGAGCCACGTCACGCCAACAACAGGGGTACCAACAATGTCACTTCACACGCCTCCATCTCCAAgcag GGGTATTTTGCCTATGAATCCTAGGAATATGATGAACCACTCCCAGGTTGGTCAGGGCATTGGAATTCCTAGCAGGACAAATAGCATGAGCAGTTCAGGGTTAGGTAGCCCCAACAGAAGCTCGCCAAGCATAATATGTATGCCAAAGCAGCAGCCTTCTCGACAGCCTTTTACTGTGAACAG TATGTCTGGATTTGGAATGAACAGGAATCAGGCATTTGGAATGAATAACTCCTTATCAAGTAACATTTTTAATGGAACAG ACGGCAGTGAAAATGTGACAGGATTGGACCTTTCAGATTTCCCAGCATTAGCAGACCGGAATAGAAGGGAAGGAAGTGGCAACCCAACTCCATTAATAAACCCCTTGGCTGGAAGAGCCCCTTACG TTGGAATGGTAACAAAACCTGCAAATGAGCAATCCCAGGACTTCTCAATACACAACGAAGATTTCCCAGCACTACCTGGCTCCAGCTATAAAGACCCAACGTCGAGTAATGACGACAGCAAGTCT AATTTGAGTACATCGGGGAAGACGACTTCAAGTACAGATGGGCCCAAATTTCCTGGAGATAAAAGTtcaacaacacaaaacaataatCAGCAGAAAAAGGGGATCCAGGTGTTACCTGATG GTCGAGTTACTAACATTCCTCAAGGGATGGTGACGGACCAATTTGGAATGATTGGCCTGTTAACATTTATCAGGGCAGCAGAGACAGACCCGGGAATGGTACATCTTGCTTTAGGAAGTGACTTAACAACATTAGGCCTCAATCTGAACTCACCCGA aaATCTCTACCCCAAATTTGCATCACCCTGGGCTTCTTCACCTTGTCGACCTCAAGATATAG ACTTCCATGTTCCGTCAGAATATTTAACAAACATTCACATTAGGGATAAG CTGGCTGCAATCAAACTTGGCCGATATGGAGAAGACCTCCTCTTCTATCTCTATTACATGAACGGAGGAGACGTATTACAACTCTTAGCTGCAGTAGAGCT ttttaACCGTGATTGGAGATACCACAAGGAGGAGCGGGTATGGATTAccagggcaccaggcatggaGCCAACGATGAAAACCAACACATATGAGCGAGGAACCTACTACTTCTTTGACTGTCTCAACTGGAGGAAAGTAGCTAAG GAGTTCCATCTGGAATATGACAAGTTAGAAGAGCGGCCTCACCTGCCGTCCACCTTCAACTACAACCCTGCTCAGCAAGCCTTCTGA
- the Cnot2 gene encoding CCR4-NOT transcription complex subunit 2 isoform X1, giving the protein MRTVRKGHDSMVRTDGHTLSEKRNYQVTNSMFGASRKKFVEGVDSDYHDENMYYSQSSMFPHRSEKDMLASPSTSGQLSQFGASLYGQQSALGLPMRGMSNNTPQLNRSLSQGTQLPSHVTPTTGVPTMSLHTPPSPSRGILPMNPRNMMNHSQVGQGIGIPSRTNSMSSSGLGSPNRSSPSIICMPKQQPSRQPFTVNSMSGFGMNRNQAFGMNNSLSSNIFNGTDGSENVTGLDLSDFPALADRNRREGSGNPTPLINPLAGRAPYVGMVTKPANEQSQDFSIHNEDFPALPGSSYKDPTSSNDDSKSNLSTSGKTTSSTDGPKFPGDKSSTTQNNNQQKKGIQVLPDGRVTNIPQGMVTDQFGMIGLLTFIRAAETDPGMVHLALGSDLTTLGLNLNSPENLYPKFASPWASSPCRPQDIDFHVPSEYLTNIHIRDKLAAIKLGRYGEDLLFYLYYMNGGDVLQLLAAVELFNRDWRYHKEERVWITRAPGMEPTMKTNTYERGTYYFFDCLNWRKVAKEFHLEYDKLEERPHLPSTFNYNPAQQAF; this is encoded by the exons GTGACAAACAGCATGTTTGGTGCTTCAAGAAAGAAGTTTGTAGAGGGGGTGGACAGCGACTACCATGATGAAAACATGTACTACAGCCAGTCTTCTATGTTCCCACATCGGTCAGAGAAAGAT ATGCTGGCATCACCATCTACATCAGGTCAGCTGTCTCAATTTGGGGCAAGTTTATACGGGCAACAAA GTGCACTAGGCCTTCCAATGAGGGGGATGAGCAACAATACCCCTCAGTTAAATCGCAGCTTATCACAAGGCACTCAGTTACCGAGCCACGTCACGCCAACAACAGGGGTACCAACAATGTCACTTCACACGCCTCCATCTCCAAgcag GGGTATTTTGCCTATGAATCCTAGGAATATGATGAACCACTCCCAGGTTGGTCAGGGCATTGGAATTCCTAGCAGGACAAATAGCATGAGCAGTTCAGGGTTAGGTAGCCCCAACAGAAGCTCGCCAAGCATAATATGTATGCCAAAGCAGCAGCCTTCTCGACAGCCTTTTACTGTGAACAG TATGTCTGGATTTGGAATGAACAGGAATCAGGCATTTGGAATGAATAACTCCTTATCAAGTAACATTTTTAATGGAACAG ACGGCAGTGAAAATGTGACAGGATTGGACCTTTCAGATTTCCCAGCATTAGCAGACCGGAATAGAAGGGAAGGAAGTGGCAACCCAACTCCATTAATAAACCCCTTGGCTGGAAGAGCCCCTTACG TTGGAATGGTAACAAAACCTGCAAATGAGCAATCCCAGGACTTCTCAATACACAACGAAGATTTCCCAGCACTACCTGGCTCCAGCTATAAAGACCCAACGTCGAGTAATGACGACAGCAAGTCT AATTTGAGTACATCGGGGAAGACGACTTCAAGTACAGATGGGCCCAAATTTCCTGGAGATAAAAGTtcaacaacacaaaacaataatCAGCAGAAAAAGGGGATCCAGGTGTTACCTGATG GTCGAGTTACTAACATTCCTCAAGGGATGGTGACGGACCAATTTGGAATGATTGGCCTGTTAACATTTATCAGGGCAGCAGAGACAGACCCGGGAATGGTACATCTTGCTTTAGGAAGTGACTTAACAACATTAGGCCTCAATCTGAACTCACCCGA aaATCTCTACCCCAAATTTGCATCACCCTGGGCTTCTTCACCTTGTCGACCTCAAGATATAG ACTTCCATGTTCCGTCAGAATATTTAACAAACATTCACATTAGGGATAAG CTGGCTGCAATCAAACTTGGCCGATATGGAGAAGACCTCCTCTTCTATCTCTATTACATGAACGGAGGAGACGTATTACAACTCTTAGCTGCAGTAGAGCT ttttaACCGTGATTGGAGATACCACAAGGAGGAGCGGGTATGGATTAccagggcaccaggcatggaGCCAACGATGAAAACCAACACATATGAGCGAGGAACCTACTACTTCTTTGACTGTCTCAACTGGAGGAAAGTAGCTAAG GAGTTCCATCTGGAATATGACAAGTTAGAAGAGCGGCCTCACCTGCCGTCCACCTTCAACTACAACCCTGCTCAGCAAGCCTTCTGA
- the Cnot2 gene encoding CCR4-NOT transcription complex subunit 2 isoform X4, protein MRTVRKGHDSMVRTDGHTLSEKRNYQMLASPSTSGQLSQFGASLYGQQSALGLPMRGMSNNTPQLNRSLSQGTQLPSHVTPTTGVPTMSLHTPPSPSRGILPMNPRNMMNHSQVGQGIGIPSRTNSMSSSGLGSPNRSSPSIICMPKQQPSRQPFTVNSMSGFGMNRNQAFGMNNSLSSNIFNGTDGSENVTGLDLSDFPALADRNRREGSGNPTPLINPLAGRAPYVGMVTKPANEQSQDFSIHNEDFPALPGSSYKDPTSSNDDSKSNLSTSGKTTSSTDGPKFPGDKSSTTQNNNQQKKGIQVLPDGRVTNIPQGMVTDQFGMIGLLTFIRAAETDPGMVHLALGSDLTTLGLNLNSPENLYPKFASPWASSPCRPQDIDFHVPSEYLTNIHIRDKLAAIKLGRYGEDLLFYLYYMNGGDVLQLLAAVELFNRDWRYHKEERVWITRAPGMEPTMKTNTYERGTYYFFDCLNWRKVAKEFHLEYDKLEERPHLPSTFNYNPAQQAF, encoded by the exons ATGCTGGCATCACCATCTACATCAGGTCAGCTGTCTCAATTTGGGGCAAGTTTATACGGGCAACAAA GTGCACTAGGCCTTCCAATGAGGGGGATGAGCAACAATACCCCTCAGTTAAATCGCAGCTTATCACAAGGCACTCAGTTACCGAGCCACGTCACGCCAACAACAGGGGTACCAACAATGTCACTTCACACGCCTCCATCTCCAAgcag GGGTATTTTGCCTATGAATCCTAGGAATATGATGAACCACTCCCAGGTTGGTCAGGGCATTGGAATTCCTAGCAGGACAAATAGCATGAGCAGTTCAGGGTTAGGTAGCCCCAACAGAAGCTCGCCAAGCATAATATGTATGCCAAAGCAGCAGCCTTCTCGACAGCCTTTTACTGTGAACAG TATGTCTGGATTTGGAATGAACAGGAATCAGGCATTTGGAATGAATAACTCCTTATCAAGTAACATTTTTAATGGAACAG ACGGCAGTGAAAATGTGACAGGATTGGACCTTTCAGATTTCCCAGCATTAGCAGACCGGAATAGAAGGGAAGGAAGTGGCAACCCAACTCCATTAATAAACCCCTTGGCTGGAAGAGCCCCTTACG TTGGAATGGTAACAAAACCTGCAAATGAGCAATCCCAGGACTTCTCAATACACAACGAAGATTTCCCAGCACTACCTGGCTCCAGCTATAAAGACCCAACGTCGAGTAATGACGACAGCAAGTCT AATTTGAGTACATCGGGGAAGACGACTTCAAGTACAGATGGGCCCAAATTTCCTGGAGATAAAAGTtcaacaacacaaaacaataatCAGCAGAAAAAGGGGATCCAGGTGTTACCTGATG GTCGAGTTACTAACATTCCTCAAGGGATGGTGACGGACCAATTTGGAATGATTGGCCTGTTAACATTTATCAGGGCAGCAGAGACAGACCCGGGAATGGTACATCTTGCTTTAGGAAGTGACTTAACAACATTAGGCCTCAATCTGAACTCACCCGA aaATCTCTACCCCAAATTTGCATCACCCTGGGCTTCTTCACCTTGTCGACCTCAAGATATAG ACTTCCATGTTCCGTCAGAATATTTAACAAACATTCACATTAGGGATAAG CTGGCTGCAATCAAACTTGGCCGATATGGAGAAGACCTCCTCTTCTATCTCTATTACATGAACGGAGGAGACGTATTACAACTCTTAGCTGCAGTAGAGCT ttttaACCGTGATTGGAGATACCACAAGGAGGAGCGGGTATGGATTAccagggcaccaggcatggaGCCAACGATGAAAACCAACACATATGAGCGAGGAACCTACTACTTCTTTGACTGTCTCAACTGGAGGAAAGTAGCTAAG GAGTTCCATCTGGAATATGACAAGTTAGAAGAGCGGCCTCACCTGCCGTCCACCTTCAACTACAACCCTGCTCAGCAAGCCTTCTGA
- the Cnot2 gene encoding CCR4-NOT transcription complex subunit 2 isoform X2: MVRTDGHTLSEKRNYQVTNSMFGASRKKFVEGVDSDYHDENMYYSQSSMFPHRSEKDMLASPSTSGQLSQFGASLYGQQSALGLPMRGMSNNTPQLNRSLSQGTQLPSHVTPTTGVPTMSLHTPPSPSRGILPMNPRNMMNHSQVGQGIGIPSRTNSMSSSGLGSPNRSSPSIICMPKQQPSRQPFTVNSMSGFGMNRNQAFGMNNSLSSNIFNGTDGSENVTGLDLSDFPALADRNRREGSGNPTPLINPLAGRAPYVGMVTKPANEQSQDFSIHNEDFPALPGSSYKDPTSSNDDSKSNLSTSGKTTSSTDGPKFPGDKSSTTQNNNQQKKGIQVLPDGRVTNIPQGMVTDQFGMIGLLTFIRAAETDPGMVHLALGSDLTTLGLNLNSPENLYPKFASPWASSPCRPQDIDFHVPSEYLTNIHIRDKLAAIKLGRYGEDLLFYLYYMNGGDVLQLLAAVELFNRDWRYHKEERVWITRAPGMEPTMKTNTYERGTYYFFDCLNWRKVAKEFHLEYDKLEERPHLPSTFNYNPAQQAF, from the exons GTGACAAACAGCATGTTTGGTGCTTCAAGAAAGAAGTTTGTAGAGGGGGTGGACAGCGACTACCATGATGAAAACATGTACTACAGCCAGTCTTCTATGTTCCCACATCGGTCAGAGAAAGAT ATGCTGGCATCACCATCTACATCAGGTCAGCTGTCTCAATTTGGGGCAAGTTTATACGGGCAACAAA GTGCACTAGGCCTTCCAATGAGGGGGATGAGCAACAATACCCCTCAGTTAAATCGCAGCTTATCACAAGGCACTCAGTTACCGAGCCACGTCACGCCAACAACAGGGGTACCAACAATGTCACTTCACACGCCTCCATCTCCAAgcag GGGTATTTTGCCTATGAATCCTAGGAATATGATGAACCACTCCCAGGTTGGTCAGGGCATTGGAATTCCTAGCAGGACAAATAGCATGAGCAGTTCAGGGTTAGGTAGCCCCAACAGAAGCTCGCCAAGCATAATATGTATGCCAAAGCAGCAGCCTTCTCGACAGCCTTTTACTGTGAACAG TATGTCTGGATTTGGAATGAACAGGAATCAGGCATTTGGAATGAATAACTCCTTATCAAGTAACATTTTTAATGGAACAG ACGGCAGTGAAAATGTGACAGGATTGGACCTTTCAGATTTCCCAGCATTAGCAGACCGGAATAGAAGGGAAGGAAGTGGCAACCCAACTCCATTAATAAACCCCTTGGCTGGAAGAGCCCCTTACG TTGGAATGGTAACAAAACCTGCAAATGAGCAATCCCAGGACTTCTCAATACACAACGAAGATTTCCCAGCACTACCTGGCTCCAGCTATAAAGACCCAACGTCGAGTAATGACGACAGCAAGTCT AATTTGAGTACATCGGGGAAGACGACTTCAAGTACAGATGGGCCCAAATTTCCTGGAGATAAAAGTtcaacaacacaaaacaataatCAGCAGAAAAAGGGGATCCAGGTGTTACCTGATG GTCGAGTTACTAACATTCCTCAAGGGATGGTGACGGACCAATTTGGAATGATTGGCCTGTTAACATTTATCAGGGCAGCAGAGACAGACCCGGGAATGGTACATCTTGCTTTAGGAAGTGACTTAACAACATTAGGCCTCAATCTGAACTCACCCGA aaATCTCTACCCCAAATTTGCATCACCCTGGGCTTCTTCACCTTGTCGACCTCAAGATATAG ACTTCCATGTTCCGTCAGAATATTTAACAAACATTCACATTAGGGATAAG CTGGCTGCAATCAAACTTGGCCGATATGGAGAAGACCTCCTCTTCTATCTCTATTACATGAACGGAGGAGACGTATTACAACTCTTAGCTGCAGTAGAGCT ttttaACCGTGATTGGAGATACCACAAGGAGGAGCGGGTATGGATTAccagggcaccaggcatggaGCCAACGATGAAAACCAACACATATGAGCGAGGAACCTACTACTTCTTTGACTGTCTCAACTGGAGGAAAGTAGCTAAG GAGTTCCATCTGGAATATGACAAGTTAGAAGAGCGGCCTCACCTGCCGTCCACCTTCAACTACAACCCTGCTCAGCAAGCCTTCTGA